Proteins co-encoded in one Brassica oleracea var. oleracea cultivar TO1000 chromosome C4, BOL, whole genome shotgun sequence genomic window:
- the LOC106339082 gene encoding uncharacterized protein LOC106339082 has product MNPSARNLYKTTSPTYLEDGTPMVTIPSKLLLHGPENQKEYIIGQFHRCSIPSGGLVHAVVNRIGRGLWHVDDCLMFVAPWSPAASLSLPEISTIPVWVTLKNIPSRLYSNPGISRIASALGAPMLTNKPRLDPTLMGETKILVEVELDKQFPQKIALNDKRGTISLVDVEYSWIPTKCGKCGHLGHKDSRCLQKSAQPRNSSHPSNDQIGASLASASVYPSVLVPEVATDDMSISASVTVARTDSAIIPTVSPPVAAVASVTRTPVAAVASITGTPVVSAASVTEHVPTLMAPSPTVNIGSVHVPSTSVSTTVIQAIEALPTTSVATLKSTSILPTSTESEPSTPATIFKATTTATATPSSNSALSENAPLNTDHTTTLEDLPATGSVFLTPPPEVSSDIPPYSGGLSFTPFTGDCTGYFNEFEMAQRSRHGRELKPSQKVQDMQWQTVRGRKSRGCRGRGRHGDQH; this is encoded by the exons ATGAACCCATCTGCCAGGAACCTCTACAAAACAACATCTCCCACATACTTGGAAGATGGTACTCCAATGGTAACAATCCCGAGCAAACTTCTGCTTCATGGTCCTGAAAATCAGAAAGAGTATATTATTGGCCAGTTTCATCGCTGTTCTATTCCGTCAGGTGGGCTTGTTCATGCTGTAGTTAATAGGATTGGG AGGGGATTATGGCATGTGGATGATTGCTTGATGTTTGTAGCTCCTTGGAGTCCTGCAGCTTCATTATCTCTTCCAGAGATTTCCACTATTCCAGTTTGGGTAACTCTAAAAAATATCCCCAGTAGGTTATACTCTAATCCAGGAATAAGCCGAATTGCCTCTGCCCTGGGAGCTCCAATGCTGACAAATAAGCCCAGACTTGACCCTACTCTCATGGGTGAGACAAAAATCTTGGTGGAAGTTGAATTGGACAAGCAATTCCCGCAGAAGATCGCTTTGAATGACAAAAGGGGTACTATATCATTGGTTGATGTAGAGTATTCGTGGATCCCAACAAAGTGTGGTAAGTGTGGACACTTAGGCCATAAAGACTCAAGATGTCTGCAAAAATCTGCTCAGCCTAGGAACTCGAGTCATCCGTCTAATGATCAAATAGGAGCTTCGCTTGCTTCTGCAAGTGTTTACCCTTCTGTTTTAGTCCCTGAAGTTGCTACAGATGATATGAGTATTTCTGCTTCTGTTACTGTGGCAAGGACTGATTCAGCCATTATTCCAACAGTCTCTCCTCCAGTTGCTGCCGTTGCGTCAGTCACAAGAACTCCAGTTGCTGCAGTAGCGTCCATCACAGGAACTCCTGTTGTTTCCGCTGCATCAGTCACAGAACATGTCCCTACTTTAATGGCTCCCTCACCTACTGTGAATATTGGTTCAGTCCATGTCCCATCCACTTCAGTCTCGACCACAGTCATTCAAGCCATAGAAGCATTACCTACTACATCAGTTGCTACTCTAAAGTCTACATCA ATCCTCCCTACAAGTACCGAGTCAGAACCATCTACTCCAGCCACCATCTTTAAAGCAACAACAACAGCAACAGCCACTCCTTCTAGCAATTCAGCCTTGTCTGAAAATGCTCCGCTTAATACAGACCATACAACTACTTTGGAAGATCTTCCAGCCACAGGGAGTGTTTTTTTAACGCCCCCACCCGAAGTTTCAAGTGATATTCCACCATATTCCGGAGGTTTGTCTTTTACTCCTTTCACAGGTGATTGCACAGGTTATTTTAATGAATTTGAAATGGCCCAACGATCACGACATGGAAGAGAGCTGAAACCATCTCAGAAGGTCCAAGATATGCAGTGGCAAACAGTAAGAGGTCGCAAAAGCCGGGGCTGCCGAGGCAGAGGTCGTCACGGAGACCAACACTAA
- the LOC106342651 gene encoding ATP synthase subunit gamma, mitochondrial-like, protein MAMSILRREGRRLLRPIAAIRSPLASSDQEEGLVGVRSISTQVVRNRMKSVKNIQKITKAMKMVAASKLRAVQGRAENSRGLWQPFTALLGDNPSIDVKKSVVVTLSSDKGLCGGINSTVVKVSRALYKLNAGPEKEVKFVIVGEKAKAIMFRDSKNHISLTVTELNKNPLNYAQVSVLADDILKNVEFDALRIVYNKFHSVVAFLPTVATVLSPEIIEKESEVGGKLGELDSYEIEGGETKGEILQNLAEFQFSCVMFNAVLENACSEMGARMSAMDSSSRNAGEMLDRLTLTYNRTRQASITTELIEIISGASALEAAK, encoded by the exons ATGGCTATGTCTATTCTCCGTCGCGAAGGGAGGCGTCTCCTCCGCCCAATCGCTGCCATCCGATCTCCTCTCGCTTCTTCTGACCA GGAGGAGGGACTTGTTGGAGTTCGATCTATCTCTACTCAAGTTG TGCGTAACCGCATGAAGAGTGTAAAGAACATCCAGAAGATCACAAAGGCCATGAAGATGGTTGCTGCTTCTAAGCTTAGAGCTGTTCAAGGCAGAGCTGAGAACTCCCGTGGACTTTGGCAGCCTTTTACCGCACTTCTTGGAGATAATCCCA GTATTGACGTGAAGAAGAGCGTGGTGGTTACTCTCTCTTCTGACAAGGGTCTTTGTGGTGGAATTAACTCCACTGTTGTTAAAGTGAGCAGAGCTCTCTACAAATTGAATGCTG GTCCTGAAAAGGAAGTGAAGTTTGTTATTGTGGGAGAGAAAGCAAAGGCTATAATGTTCCGTGACTCAAAGAACCACATCTCCCTTACTGTAACAGAGCTGAATAAGAATCCACTCAATTATGCCCAG GTCTCTGTTCTAGCTGATGACATCCTGAAGAACGTTGAATTTGATGCTTTGCGCATTGTCTACAACAAGTTCCATTCGGTTGTCGCATTTCTACCGACTGTGGCCACTGTTTTGTCGCCAGAG ATTATTGAAAAGGAATCTGAAGTTGGAGGCAAACTCGGTGAGCTTGACTCGTACGAGATTGAAGGCGGTGAAACAAAGGGAGAGATTCTGCAGAATCTGGCCGAGTTCCAATTCTCTTGT GTAATGTTCAATGCGGTGCTGGAGAATGCGTGTAGTGAGATGGGAGCTAGAATGTCTGCAATGGACAGTTCAAGCAGAAACGCAGGAGAAATGCTTGACCGTCTCACCCTTACTTACAACAGGACTCGTCAAGCCTCTATTACAACAGAGCTTATCGAGATTATCTCTGGAGCTTCTGCACTTGAAGCTGCAAAATAA
- the LOC106336550 gene encoding receptor-like protein 12 yields MSAMRLPLILLFVLLRSCIFASSVFLIKNPVDGLVPCHPQHIQALTQFKNEFDSSGCNQTDYFNGVWCDNTTGEVTRLKLPEGCLRGTLSSNSSLFSLDHLRYLDLSYNNFNSSVPSEIGNLNILEVLILSSNGFIGQIPSSFSNLSQLFFLDLSHNELTGGFPLVQNQTKLNYLDISYNHLSSKTLYPKSSLFMLHHLRYLDLASNNFSFSSIPSEFGNLFRLEVLFLSSTGLTGQVPSSFSNLSRLTKLSLDHNELTGTLEPISKLTTLDFLCLSFLKISYPFDLNLFSSLKSLLVLDFSGNSISPDSLSSDSGILLNLQKLDLSGCGITQFPNFLKNLHNLELINLSNNNISGKVPEWLWKLPRLSALALVNNSFTGFEGSVELLVNSSISFLDLALNHFKGPFPNPPHSLKSLSAWNNSFTGNIPLSICNRSSLDLLDLSYNKFTGSIPPCLSNFQSSLIAVNLRKNNLEGNLPDMCYDGALLRTLDVGYNRLTGKLPRSLLNCSRLRFLSVDNNRIKDTFPFWLKALPYLQALTLRSNEFYGPISPSDQGSFAFPELRILEIAYNNFSGSLPPDYFVNWKASSLDEDGRLYMEDNSSALYVYQDTIDLQYKGLKMEQAKILTSYSTIDFSGNRLEGPIPESIGLLKKLIALNLSNNAFTGHIPLSLANVTELESLDLSNNQLSGTIPKELEKLSFLSYISVAHNQLKGEIPQGTQITSQPRSSFEGNAELCDFPLKGSCFRTIAPPMQQQEQDKGEEVLNWKAVAIGYGPGLLLGLLLGQVMASYRPEWLIKITGLYKFRNR; encoded by the coding sequence ATGTCGGCAATGCGTCTACCTTTGATTCTTCTCTTTGTACTCTTACGCTCTTGTATCTTTGCTTCAAGCGTCTTCCTCATAAAAAATCCTGTTGATGGTCTTGTTCCTTGTCACCCTCAGCACATTCAAGCCCTTACACAGTTCAAGAACGAGTTTGATTCCAGCGGTTGCAACCAAACTGACTACTTCAATGGAGTCTGGTGCGATAACACGACGGGAGAGGTCACGAGACTAAAACTACCAGAGGGCTGTCTCAGGGGAACTCTGAGTTCCAACAGCAGCCTCTTCAGTCTGGATCACCTCAGATACCTTGATCTCTCTTACAACAACTTCAACTCCTCAGTTCCTTCTGAAATCGGCAATCTCAACATATTAGAGGTCTTGATTCTTTCCTCTAATGGCTTCATAGGTCAAATTCCTTCCTCATTTAGCAACCTAAGTCAGCTATTTTTTTTAGACCTTTCCCATAACGAGCTCACTGGTGGTTTCCCACTTGTACAAAATCAAACAAAACTCAACTATTTAGACATTTCCTATAATCACTTATCCTCTAAAACTTTGTATCCCAAAAGTAGCCTATTCATGTTGCATCACCTTCGTTACCTTGATCTCGCTTCCAACAACTTCAGTTTCTCATCAATCCCTTCTGAATTTGGCAATCTCTTTAGATTAGAAGTCTTGTTTCTTTCCTCCACCGGCTTGACTGGCCAAGTTCCTTCCTCATTTAGTAACCTAAGTCGGCTAACTAAGTTATCCCTTGACCATAACGAACTCACTGGTACCTTAGAGCCTATCTCAAAGCTCACCACCCTCGACTTTCTCTGCCTATCTTTCCTAAAAATAAGCTACCCATTTGACTTAAACCTCTTCTCTTCTCTCAAATCTTTGTTGGTCCTAGATTTTTCCGGTAATAGTATATCACCAGATAGTTTAAGTTCAGATTCAGGCATCCTGTTGAACTTGCAGAAACTGGACTTGTCGGGATGTGGCATCACTCAATTCCCAAACTTCTTAAAAAACCTTCATAACTTGGAGCTTATAAACCTTTCCAACAATAATATCAGTGGAAAAGTTCCCGAGTGGTTGTGGAAGCTTCCTCGTTTGAGCGCTTTGGCTCTTGTTAATAACTCTTTCACAGGTTTTGAAGGTTCGGTGGAACTTTTAGTAAATTCATCGATTAGCTTTTTAGATTTGGCTTTAAACCATTTTAAAGGACCATTTCCAAATCCACCACACTCCCTAAAATCCTTATCTGCATGGAACAATAGCTTCACAGGAAACATACCTCTTTCAATCTGCAACCGAAGCTCTCTTGATCTTCTTGATCTATCCTACAACAAATTCACCGGTTCAATCCCTCCATGTCTGAGTAACTTTCAAAGCTCTCTCATTGCTGTGAACCTCCGGAAGAATAACTTGGAGGGAAATCTTCCAGACATGTGCTATGATGGTGCCTTGCTTCGGACACTTGATGTTGGTTACAATCGACTAACGGGGAAACTTCCAAGATCTCTCTTGAATTGCTCCCGTTTAAGGTTTCTGAGTGTTGACAACAACAGAATCAAGGACACGTTTCCTTTCTGGCTCAAGGCTTTGCCTTATTTGCAAGCTCTTACCCTCCGTTCAAACGAATTCTACGGCCCTATATCGCCTTCTGATCAAGGTTCATTTGCATTCCCCGAGCTGCGCATACTTGAAATAGCATATAACAACTTTTCAGGGAGCTTGCCCCCAGATTACTTCGTAAACTGGAAAGCATCATCGCTCGATGAAGATGGGAGGTTGTATATGGAAGACAACAGTTCTGCTTTATATGTCTATCAAGATACCATAGACTTGCAATACAAAGGTCTAAAGATGGAGCAAGCGAAGATACTTACTTCCTACTCAACCATTGATTTTTCTGGAAACAGACTTGAAGGACCGATTCCTGAATCTATTGGTCTCTTGAAGAAACTGATTGCACTCAACTTATCCAACAACGCCTTCACAGGACATATCCCTCTATCTTTGGCAAACGTGACGGAGCTCGAGTCACTTGATCTATCAAACAACCAACTCTCAGGGACTATTCCTAAAGAACTCGAGAAGCTGTCATTTCTTTCGTACATAAGTGTAGCTCATAACCAACTCAAAGGAGAAATACCACAAGGAACACAAATCACTAGCCAACCTAGATCCTCCTTTGAAGGGAATGCAGAGCTTTGTGATTTTCCTCTCAAGGGAAGTTGCTTCCGGACTATCGCACCACCAATGCAACAACAAGAGCAAGACAAAGGAGAAGAAGTGTTGAACTGGAAAGCCGTAGCAATAGGGTATGGGCCTGGACTGTTGCTTGGTTTGTTACTAGGTCAAGTTATGGCTTCATACAGGCCGGAGTGGCTCATCAAGATAACAGGTCTGTATAAATTCAGAAACCGTTAG
- the LOC106340205 gene encoding cellulose synthase-like protein D1 produces the protein MASSPPKKTLNSQSSSISRPPPAVKFGRRTSSGRSVSLSRDDDMDVPGDSSSQTDYINYTVHMPPTPDNQPAGSSGSTSDPNRSAPRNKMERRLSVMKSNNKSMLLRSQTGDFDHNRWLFESKGKYGIGNAFWSEEDDNYDGGVNMSDFLDKPWKPLTRKVQIPAKVLSPYRLLIVCRLVVLFFFLWWRIANPNEDAMWLWGLSIVCELWFAFSWILDILPKLNPINRATDLAALHDKFEQPSPSNPTGRSDLPGVDVFVSTADPDKEPPLVTANTLLSILAVDYPIEKLSAYISDDGGAILTFEAMAEAVRFAEYWVPFCRKHDIEPRNPDSYFSLKKDPTKNKKKHDFVKDRRWVKREYDEFKVRINGLPDQIKKRAEQFNMREELKERRIAKEKNGGVLPPDGVEVVKATWMADGTHWPGTWFEPKPDHSKGDHAGILQIMSKVPELEPVMGGPNEGALDFTGIDIRVPMFAYVSREKRPGFDHNKKAGAMNGMVRASAILSNGAFILNLDCDHYIYNSKAIKEGMCFMMDRGGDRICYIQFPQRFEGIDPSDRYANHNTVFFDGNMRALDGLQGPVYVGTGCMFRRYALYGFNPPRANEYSGVFGQDKAPAMYGRTQSGASQNSQASDIESDTQPLTDDPDLGLPKKFGNSTVFTDTIPVAEYQGRPLADHMSVKNGRPPGALLLPRPPLDAPTVAEAIAVISCWYEDNTEWGDRIGWIYGSVTEDVVTGYRMHNRGWRSVYCITKRDAFRGTAPINLTDRLHQVLRWATGSVEIFFSKNNAIFATRRLKFLQRVAYLNVGIYPFTSIFLVVYCFLPALCLFSGKFIVQSLDIHFLSYLLCITITLTLISLLEVKWSGIGLEEWWRNEQFWLIGGTSAHLAAVVQGFLKVIAGIEISFTLTSKSAGEDEDDVFADLYIVKWTGLFIMPLTIIVVNLVAIVIGASRTIYSVIPQWNKLLGGTFFSMWVLTHMYPFAKGLMGRRGKVPTIVYVWSGLVSITVSLLWITISPPDDVTGGGGISV, from the exons ATGGCTTCAAGTCCACCCAAAAAGACTTTAAACTCACAATCCTCTTCCATAAGCCGGCCTCCACCGGCCGTCAAGTTTGGTCGCCGGACGTCCAGTGGCCGCAGTGTGAGCCTCTCCCGCGATGATGACATGGACGTCCCTGGAGACTCCTCCAGCCAAACCGATTACATCAACTACACCGTCCACATGCCTCCAACACCAGACAACCAGCCTGCTGGCTCCTCCGGCTCCACCTCTGATCCAAACCGCAGTGCCCCCAGGAACAAGATGGAGAGGAGATTATCCGTCATGAAATCGAATAACAAGTCAATGTTGTTGAGGAGCCAAACGGGAGACTTTGATCATAACAGGTGGTTGTTTGAATCTAAAGGGAAGTACGGAATAGGCAATGCGTTCTGGTCGGAAGAGGATGATAACTACGACGGTGGTGTTAACATGTCGGATTTTTTAGACAAACCATGGAAGCCTCTCACCAGAAAAGTTCAGATTCCAGCCAAAGTTCTTAGTCCTTACAG GTTATTAATCGTATGTCGTCTTGTGGTACTCTTCTTCTTCCTCTGGTGGCGTATTGCGAATCCTAACGAGGATGCAATGTGGCTATGGGGACTATCTATAGTATGCGAGCTTTGGTTTGCTTTCTCTTGGATTCTTGACATTCTTCCGAAGCTAAACCCTATAAACAGAGCAACAGATCTCGCTGCCTTGCATGACAAGTTTGAGCAGCCTTCTCCTTCAAACCCTACTGGTCGCTCTGATCTTCCCGGTGTTGATGTGTTTGTTTCCACTGCTGACCCGGATAAAGAACCTCCTTTAGTTACCGCGAACACCCTTCTTTCGATCCTCGCTGTAGATTACCCAATCGAGAAGCTTTCAGCTTACATTTCAGATGATGGTGGTGCGATTCTCACCTTTGAAGCCATGGCTGAAGCTGTTCGCTTTGCTGAG TATTGGGTGCCATTTTGTAGAAAGCATGACATAGAGCCGAGGAACCCTGATAGTTACTTCAGTCTCAAGAAAGACCCGACAAAGAACAAGAAAAAGCACGATTTTGTGAAAGATCGTCGTTGGGTCAAGCGTGAGTATGATGAGTTCAAGGTTAGGATCAATGGTCTTCCAGACCAAATCAAGAAAAGAGCTGAGCAATTCAACATGAGGGAAGAGCTTAAGGAAAGGCGTATTGCCAAAGAGAAAAATGGCGGTGTACTGCCACCTGATGGAGTTGAGGTGGTGAAAGCAACTTGGATGGCTGATGGTACGCATTGGCCAGGGACATGGTTTGAACCAAAACCTGATCATTCGAAAGGAGACCACGCCGGAATCCTACAG ATTATGAGTAAAGTACCTGAGCTTGAACCGGTGATGGGCGGACCGAATGAGGGTGCATTGGACTTCACAGGGATCGATATCCGAGTACCGATGTTTGCATATGTGTCGCGTGAGAAACGTCCAGGTTTTGACCATAACAAGAAAGCTGGTGCCATGAACGGTATGGTTAGAGCTTCAGCTATACTATCAAATGGTGCATTCATCCTCAATTTGGATTGTGATCATTACATCTACAATTCCAAAGCTATCAAAGAAGGAATGTGTTTCATGATGGACCGAGGTGGTGATAGAATATGCTACATTCAGTTTCCACAAAGGTTCGAAGGAATTGACCCATCTGATCGGTATGCAAATCACAATACTGTCTTCTTTGACG GTAACATGAGAGCATTAGATGGCTTACAAGGACCCGTCTATGTCGGAACAGGGTGTATGTTCCGAAGGTATGCTCTCTATGGATTCAACCCACCTCGAGCAAACGAGTACTCAGGCGTGTTTGGTCAAGATAAAGCCCCTGCTATGTATGGCCGGACTCAGTCCGGGGCGTCCCAAAATTCCCAAGCATCTGACATAGAGTCCGATACACAGCCTCTTACCGATGATCCAGATCTTGGTCTGCCCAAAAAGTTTGGTAACTCGACCGTGTTCACAGACACTATCCCAGTTGCAGAGTACCAAGGACGGCCTCTAGCAGATCACATGTCAGTTAAAAACGGAAGACCGCCCGGTGCTTTGCTCCTGCCTCGACCACCCCTTGATGCTCCAACCGTAGCTGAAGCCATCGCTGTCATTTCCTGCTG GTATGAAGACAATACAGAATGGGGAGATAGAATAGGATGGATCTACGGGTCAGTCACTGAAGACGTGGTGACGGGCTACCGTATGCACAACCGTGGTTGGCGGTCCGTTTACTGCATCACAAAACGTGACGCTTTCCGCGGCACAGCTCCAATAAATCTCACTGACCGTCTCCACCAAGTCCTCCGTTGGGCCACTGGCTCAGTAGAGATCTTCTTCTCCAAGAACAACGCGATTTTCGCCACCAGGCGGCTCAAGTTTCTCCAGCGAGTGGCCTACCTCAACGTCGGTATCTACCCTTTCACCTCCATCTTCTTGGTCGTCTACTGCTTCCTCCCAGCTCTCTGTCTCTTCTCGGGCAAATTCATCGTCCAGAGCCTCGACATTCACTTCCTCTCCTACCTCCTATGCATCACCATCACCTTAACTCTAATCTCCCTCCTCGAGGTCAAATGGTCAGGTATTGGACTCGAAGAATGGTGGAGGAACGAACAGTTTTGGCTCATAGGAGGCACGAGCGCTCATCTTGCAGCAGTTGTTCAAGGGTTTCTCAAAGTGATAGCTGGAATCGAAATCTCTTTCACATTGACATCTAAGTCCGCAGGAGAAGACGAAGACGACGTCTTTGCGGATCTTTACATTGTGAAGTGGACGGGGTTGTTCATCATGCCTCTAACGATCATTGTAGTGAACCTCGTTGCGATTGTGATAGGAGCTTCGAGGACTATATATAGTGTGATTCCGCAGTGGAACAAGTTGCTAGGAGGGACGTTCTTTAGCATGTGGGTATTGACTCATATGTATCCGTTTGCTAAAGGGTTGATGGGTCGGAGAGGAAAGGTTCCGACCATTGTTTATGTTTGGTCGGGGCTTGTCTCGATTACTGTCTCGCTGCTTTGGATCACGATCAGTCCTCCAGATGATGTTACAGGCGGTGGAGGAATATCAGTGTAA
- the LOC106340591 gene encoding vesicle-associated membrane protein 722-like — MAQQSLIYSFVARGTVILVDFTDFKGNFTSIAAQCLQKLPSSNNKVIYNCDGHTFNYLVENGFTYCVVAVDSAGREIPMAFLERVKEDFNRRYGGGKAATAQPNSLNKEFGSKLKEHMQYCMDHPDEISKLAKVRAQVSEVKGVLIENIDKLYDRGVKIENLVEKTADLRSQADVYRRQADQIKRKMWFQNMKIKLIFLAIIIALILIIILSVCGGFNC, encoded by the exons ATGGCGCAACAATCGTTGATCTATAGCTTCGTCGCTAGAGGCACTGTGATCCTCGTGGACTTCACTGATTTCAAAGGCAACTTCACGTCCATCGCTGCACAGTGCCTCCAAAAGCTTCCTTCCTCAAACAACAAGGTCATCTACAACTGCGATGGTCATACCTTCAATTACCTCGTCGAAAATGGTTTCA CTTACTGTGTTGTTGCAGTTGATTCTGCTGGGAGGGAGATTCCTATGGCCTTCTTGGAACGAGTTAAGGAAGATTTCAACAGGAGATACGGTGGTGGAAAGGCTGCAACTGCTCAACCAAACAGCTTGAATAAAGAATTTGG GTCGAAACTGAAAGAGCACATGCAGTACTGCATGGATCATCCTGATGAGATTAGCAAGCTTGCTAAGGTGAGAGCTCAAGTGTCTGAAGTTAAAGGTGTCTTGATAGAAAACATTGACAAG CTTTATGACCGTGGTGTGAAAATTGAAAATTTGGTGGAAAAAACCGCAGACCTTCGTTCACAG GCGGACGTTTATAGAAGACAAGCAGATCAAATAAAAAGAAAGATGTGGTTTCAGAACATGAAGATTAAACTCATTTTCCTTGCAATCATCATTGCCTTGATCCTCATCATCATCCTCTCAGTTTGTGGTGGCTTCAACTGTTGA